agaaacagtttaaaaattaaaatcctgtcatcatttacttaccctcagattgttccaaacctgtataaatgtctttgtactTCTAAACACAGAGGGAAataattggaagaatgtcataTTTGTaagaaccaaacagatctcatccccatttaCTCCAATATAGgagaaataaatactatgggagtcaatggaaGATGATTTGGTTTGGTTACCGATATTGTTCCTATcagtttaacagaacaaatacatttatacagatttggaacaatctgaggttgagtaaattatgaattttcctttttgggtaaactatcactttaaccaaTATGTTATATGTACTCAGTTTGATCCAGATTTGTGCAAAACCTCTGCACAATGGCACTTTTGTCTATAAACTATTCATTTATTGCATACCAGAATATAGCCTTGTATGTGAGAGTGCATTGAGagacaaataataatatgtgGTTGTTCTTTGTACAGGACAATGGCCCCTAGCTGAAGGCAGTGACGTCAAAAGACTGAGATGGAGTTATCCTCAATAGACGCCTCTGCTGCACTGGGTATATGGGGCAACAGCTCCATTCCCAGTTTCCTCCTCAATGAGACTATTCTTAATGACACCTGCCTCCTCAACACATCAAACTGCATCAATGCTACAGATACAGGCATCCGATCAGGAACAAGCATGGCTGGAATCCTCATCCCTCTTATATACATAATCGTCTGCATCTTGGGCTTGGGAGGAAACTCTCTGGTCATCCACATTGTCCTGCATTACTCAAAGACGGAGTCTGTGACTAACATCTATATCTTGAATCTCGCTATAGCTGATGAGCTTTTCATGTTGGGCCTTCCGTTCCTTGCTGTGCAGAATGCCATGCACTCATGGCCCTTCGGATCCTTCACGTGCAGGCTGGTAATGACCGTAGATGGCATCAACCAGTTCACCAGCATTTTCTGCCTCACCGTGATGAGCATCGATCGGTACCTGGCTGTGGTTCACCCTATCCGGTCTTCGAAGTGGAGGCGACCACAAGTGGCCAAAGCAGTGAACGGAACGATCTGGGCGGTCTCATTTTTGGTAGTCCTGCCTGTGGTGATTTTCGCCAACGTGCAAAGAGAGGGAGGAATCTGTAACATTATATGGCCTGAGCCGACCAAAATCTGGGGGGCGGCATTTATCATCTACACATCCACCGTTGGGTTTTTCTTTCCCTTGCTGGTCATCTGCATGTGCTACCTTCTTATAGTATTCAAAATTCGTAGTTCGGGAAAGAAAGTTCACGCCACTTCAACCAAACGGCGCAAGTCGGAGCGGAAGGTCACACGGATGGTGGTGATAGTGGtggctgtgtttgttttttgctggATGCCGTTTTATGCCCTCAACATCATAAACCTGGTGGTGTCACTCCGCGACGAGCCGCAAGGCCTGCATCTTTTCGTGGTGGTGCTTTCTTATGCCAACAGCTGCGCCAACCCTATCGTGTACGGCTTTCTCTCTGAAAACTTCAAGCGTGGTTTCCGCAAGGCTCTGTGCCGCTCCTCGCGGAGGGTGGAAAACCGCGACCCCACAGAGCAGCAGCGACAGGAAGAAAGAAGAAGGGTGCTGAAGCCCAGGGAAAGCCTGAGGAGAGCAGTGAAAGCAGAAGAAGATGAGGAAGAAGATGAGTACAGGGAGGAAGTGACAGAGATGACGGAGATCTGCAAGATTACTCAGAACGGAAACGGAAGTGGACAACCCGAAAGCACCCGTGCTCTTTTCACAGAGAGACCCTCAGCTGCGGGGTTTGCCGAGATGGCCTCCCCAGGCAGGAGGGACATGGATGGGGAAACCGCTGGAAAAGTGGCAGCCTTTGGGCCTGCAGCAACCCTGCTAAACGGGGCTAAAAACGGTAGCGTGAAAACACTGCCAGAGGAACCAGTTGAAAAAAACACCTCACTGGAGATCAGCTACTTGTAGAATAACTGGATTTATGTCAGCTGGAAGAACAGTATTATTGTAAATGCATCCTGAGGCCTCCTCAAAAgagcactttttaaaaaattggTATTTTCTCTCCTGGCTTCTTTGAAATcctgtttcactttttgaatgtaTCAAGAAATCTATATTCCATAAACAGATTTAATATTATGGACACTATTATAGATTTGCAAACCATCACAGTGGTTTTTACGTTATTAGTCGAATTTGACGGACGAATCAATGCAATTAATTTAAGGCTACTACTGGGCACCAGATAAATGAGATCTGCAGAACATTACTGTAAAATGTGATAAACTAATTGAGAAGATAACAATTTTTTACACATGTAAACAATGGTTAATAATTGCCTATACACAATTTGTTGATATATTCCTATGGTGGTTTgtaattttctgtaaatgtcttttttatgtacttttgcCTTACTTGTAAAGTGTTGTACGCTAATAGAAATGTGTTGCAGCGTCTGCAGCGTCTGCAGCGTCTGCGTTGAATGTAGTTCTACATGCAGGTTTGGGTGGAACCTAATGATCTGGGTCCTGTAAATCTTTTTTCCGAGCGTGTAAGCAGTCACCTTACAGCAGCTTGCCTTTCCCTTACCCCAATATGTCTGCCATTTTCCTGTAATGATCAACTCCGTTTTATCCAGTTCTGTTGTCCGGGGGTAGTGTCAGGACCCAGCTCCTCCTTCTAAGAAAGAAAGCTaaatttgtgaccctgtctgtgaaaatccagctaaagtcatttttaagtaaatacataaaactGTCCTGCGtcatgtaaagaacattctgtgaaaatataatcttgatatctttaatattggtTTATGCCAGCACAAAGATTAAAATCGTAATGAAATGAATGGTTAAAATCTGTGATGTTtgattttttcatatttagatTATGAG
This region of Triplophysa dalaica isolate WHDGS20190420 chromosome 7, ASM1584641v1, whole genome shotgun sequence genomic DNA includes:
- the sstr3 gene encoding somatostatin receptor type 5, translating into MELSSIDASAALGIWGNSSIPSFLLNETILNDTCLLNTSNCINATDTGIRSGTSMAGILIPLIYIIVCILGLGGNSLVIHIVLHYSKTESVTNIYILNLAIADELFMLGLPFLAVQNAMHSWPFGSFTCRLVMTVDGINQFTSIFCLTVMSIDRYLAVVHPIRSSKWRRPQVAKAVNGTIWAVSFLVVLPVVIFANVQREGGICNIIWPEPTKIWGAAFIIYTSTVGFFFPLLVICMCYLLIVFKIRSSGKKVHATSTKRRKSERKVTRMVVIVVAVFVFCWMPFYALNIINLVVSLRDEPQGLHLFVVVLSYANSCANPIVYGFLSENFKRGFRKALCRSSRRVENRDPTEQQRQEERRRVLKPRESLRRAVKAEEDEEEDEYREEVTEMTEICKITQNGNGSGQPESTRALFTERPSAAGFAEMASPGRRDMDGETAGKVAAFGPAATLLNGAKNGSVKTLPEEPVEKNTSLEISYL